In Spiroplasma sp. SV19, one DNA window encodes the following:
- the rsgA gene encoding ribosome small subunit-dependent GTPase A yields MQQTGMIVQIISEFCYVKNNTDHQIYVCKAKGIFRHQEIKPVVGDYVQFEKQNNKQGIIYQIAPRKNELYRPRIANVDQVIIITAMAEPTFNSYLLNKYLAFIEYKDLKPVIVFTKKDLITSDDLYQKYFNWYPQLGYEVYFISNKIDDKKTWQQFEQIFQNKISVFTGQTGSGKSSTLNTLLQDDIIKTQEISKALGRGKHTTTTSALYELLDGMIADTPGFSTFDFKNYQKASLARAYHFFAQYANECKFRTCLHLHEPQCKIKALVQANVIPLFFYNDYVRMMQEQ; encoded by the coding sequence ATGCAACAAACAGGAATGATTGTACAAATTATTAGTGAGTTTTGTTATGTGAAAAACAATACAGACCATCAAATTTATGTATGCAAGGCAAAAGGGATTTTTCGTCACCAAGAAATCAAACCAGTTGTTGGTGATTATGTGCAGTTTGAAAAGCAAAATAACAAGCAAGGCATTATTTATCAAATTGCGCCACGGAAAAATGAGTTATATCGCCCGCGAATTGCCAATGTTGATCAAGTTATTATTATTACCGCAATGGCAGAACCAACCTTCAATTCATATTTATTAAATAAATATTTAGCCTTTATTGAATATAAAGATTTAAAACCAGTAATTGTTTTTACGAAAAAAGATTTAATTACATCTGATGATCTTTATCAAAAATACTTTAATTGGTATCCGCAGTTAGGTTATGAAGTTTATTTTATTAGTAATAAAATTGATGATAAAAAAACATGACAACAATTTGAACAGATTTTTCAAAACAAAATTTCTGTGTTTACTGGTCAAACTGGTAGTGGCAAATCATCAACATTAAATACTTTATTACAAGATGATATTATTAAAACACAAGAAATTTCCAAAGCATTAGGACGAGGCAAACATACGACAACAACAAGTGCCTTATATGAATTATTAGATGGAATGATTGCTGATACCCCTGGTTTTTCAACTTTTGATTTCAAAAATTATCAGAAAGCATCATTAGCACGAGCTTATCATTTTTTTGCTCAGTATGCGAATGAATGTAAGTTTCGAACTTGTTTGCACTTACATGAACCACAATGTAAAATAAAAGCATTAGTCCAAGCAAATGTGATTCCGCTCTTTTTTTATAATGATTATGTTCGAATGATGCAAGAACAATAG
- the rpe gene encoding ribulose-phosphate 3-epimerase → MKKYFVAPSVLSANYLILKDELTAITTAGAEWIHFDVMDGDFVPNLTFGPKILADISSYSDLHLDCHLMVKIKNNSVESYLKPFIAAGASSVTLHYEALTPAQLTEFLALRTKLKIKIGLAIKPATPLTVILPYFEQLDLVLIMTVEPGFGGQKFLPEAAKKIKELRTYLDQHQYSTLIEVDGGINEQTGLICKKYGVDVLVAGSYLFGHPDLQARLQGLLADETN, encoded by the coding sequence ATGAAAAAGTATTTTGTGGCGCCAAGTGTTTTAAGCGCTAATTATTTAATTTTAAAAGATGAGTTAACAGCGATTACAACCGCTGGAGCAGAATGAATCCATTTTGATGTTATGGATGGTGATTTTGTGCCAAATCTAACGTTTGGTCCAAAAATTTTAGCTGATATTAGCAGTTATAGTGATTTACATCTTGATTGTCATTTAATGGTTAAAATTAAAAATAATAGTGTTGAAAGTTACTTAAAGCCGTTTATTGCAGCTGGTGCTTCATCAGTTACCTTACATTATGAGGCCTTAACTCCCGCACAACTAACGGAATTTTTAGCTTTACGAACAAAATTAAAGATAAAAATAGGACTTGCAATTAAGCCAGCAACACCATTAACAGTAATTTTACCGTATTTTGAACAATTAGATTTAGTGTTAATTATGACTGTTGAACCTGGTTTTGGTGGCCAAAAGTTTCTTCCTGAAGCAGCAAAAAAAATTAAGGAATTGCGAACATATCTTGATCAACATCAGTATTCAACCTTAATTGAAGTTGATGGGGGAATTAATGAACAAACAGGATTAATTTGTAAAAAATATGGGGTCGATGTGTTAGTGGCTGGTAGTTATTTATTTGGCCATCCTGATTTACAAGCACGTTTACAAGGATTATTAGCTGATGAAACCAACTAA
- a CDS encoding thiamine diphosphokinase produces MKPTKVLIVCSKTKVDLKPYHDYYKIGVERGCLDLIKAFNQIDLVCCDQDSLQDDELAFITSKAKTVLEISQVKDYIDGEIAIQEALKLKPTEIVLIAQGHRFDMQLSCLNFIYRYNVIFVNDHTYAYLLQPGMNEVVKKPDYRYFSLFALQPATITITNLKYNVENLTLVGLSANAISNEFVSATGNVNVLSGQVVAVYSK; encoded by the coding sequence ATGAAACCAACTAAAGTGTTAATTGTTTGTTCAAAAACAAAAGTAGATTTAAAACCATATCATGATTATTACAAAATTGGAGTTGAACGTGGTTGTTTAGATTTAATTAAGGCTTTTAATCAAATTGATTTAGTATGTTGTGATCAAGATAGTTTACAAGATGATGAATTAGCTTTTATTACGAGTAAGGCGAAGACCGTGTTGGAAATTTCGCAAGTTAAAGATTATATTGATGGTGAAATTGCCATTCAAGAGGCATTAAAATTAAAACCAACTGAAATTGTTTTAATTGCACAAGGACATCGGTTTGATATGCAATTAAGTTGTCTTAACTTTATTTATCGTTATAATGTTATTTTTGTTAATGATCATACATATGCTTATTTATTACAACCCGGAATGAATGAGGTAGTCAAAAAACCAGATTATCGTTATTTTTCATTATTTGCTTTACAACCAGCAACAATAACAATTACTAATTTAAAATATAATGTTGAAAATTTAACATTAGTTGGATTATCTGCGAATGCTATTAGTAATGAATTTGTTAGTGCAACAGGAAATGTTAATGTTTTATCCGGACAAGTTGTGGCAGTTTATAGTAAATAA
- the rpmB gene encoding 50S ribosomal protein L28 has product MARKCAITGKGALSGNKRSHALNATRRKWNVNLQKVRIVVDGEVKTLRVTTRTLKTLKRKGQIAQ; this is encoded by the coding sequence ATGGCAAGAAAATGTGCAATTACTGGCAAAGGTGCTTTATCAGGAAACAAACGTTCACATGCGTTAAATGCAACCCGTCGTAAATGAAATGTTAATTTGCAAAAAGTTCGTATTGTTGTTGATGGTGAAGTTAAAACATTGCGTGTAACAACAAGAACTTTAAAAACATTAAAACGTAAAGGACAAATTGCTCAATAA
- a CDS encoding Asp23/Gls24 family envelope stress response protein — translation MIEKVNVTEIADLVHAAVTTVPGVAGFAKADEAENSEENVTMLLKDYSQSIKLRQDGRNFYIDIFLILLEGVNIKDIAREIQIRIKYELEKLDVYSKDIMIYVNVNIQDLLI, via the coding sequence ATGATTGAAAAAGTTAATGTAACTGAAATAGCAGATTTAGTTCATGCCGCAGTAACTACCGTTCCTGGAGTTGCTGGTTTTGCTAAGGCTGATGAAGCAGAAAATAGTGAAGAAAATGTTACAATGCTACTTAAAGATTATTCACAGTCAATTAAATTGAGACAAGATGGTCGTAATTTTTATATTGATATTTTTCTTATCTTACTTGAAGGGGTAAATATTAAAGATATTGCTCGCGAAATACAGATTCGAATCAAATATGAATTAGAAAAATTGGATGTTTACTCAAAAGATATTATGATTTACGTTAATGTAAATATTCAAGACTTATTAATTTAA
- a CDS encoding DAK2 domain-containing protein, with protein sequence MEFNAKSFKDSLISGYNNLYNFYPEIDKLNVFPVPDGDTGTNMNLTMTNAVKEINDLNSESISKIADVFARGLIMGARGNSGVILSQIFRGFANGLKEFDELNFDSVKAGISEAKEVAYKAVMKPVEGTILTVIRETAENVSTLEQEIPLPDLFQKIVDFATESLNNTPELLPVLKEVGVVDSGGFGLVKILEGITTYWKTGKIVPQRKKQVENTGDNVVMDLQNEEFGYCTEAIVILDSKHIDKINVTQVRQTLEDQGGRSIVAVVDNDILKVHVHTLMPGNVLTFLQQHGEFKNIKVENMNLQAAKHVKTIKAERELKNSAAIIAVTPSNGIAQFFKNDLNIQYTVNGGSSMNPSTDDYLSAIEAVDAVDVFILPNNSNAILAAQQAAKVERKSNVYVVPTTSIQEGMVAALSFEPGEIAKKNFSTLKSSLKNVTSLGITVSAKTTSIDGVKINKGEYMGIMNKKIICSYPTLSKTMKYLFDRAISKSTEIVTIFTGEDAERRDINAIRKYLDESFDVEYEFIDGEQPLYSFLIAVE encoded by the coding sequence ATGGAATTTAATGCAAAATCTTTTAAAGATTCACTAATTAGCGGCTATAACAATTTATATAACTTTTATCCAGAAATTGATAAATTAAATGTTTTTCCAGTCCCCGATGGTGATACAGGAACAAATATGAATTTAACAATGACGAATGCTGTTAAGGAGATTAATGATCTTAATTCAGAGTCAATTAGTAAAATTGCTGATGTTTTCGCCCGTGGATTAATTATGGGAGCACGGGGAAATTCTGGTGTTATTTTGTCCCAGATTTTTCGTGGCTTTGCCAACGGTTTAAAAGAATTTGATGAATTAAATTTTGATTCAGTTAAAGCAGGAATTTCAGAAGCAAAAGAAGTTGCTTATAAAGCGGTAATGAAACCCGTTGAAGGGACAATTTTAACCGTTATTCGTGAAACAGCTGAGAATGTTTCAACATTAGAGCAAGAAATTCCACTTCCTGATTTATTTCAGAAAATTGTTGATTTTGCAACAGAATCGTTAAATAATACACCAGAGTTATTACCAGTTTTAAAAGAAGTTGGTGTTGTTGATTCAGGTGGTTTTGGGTTAGTAAAAATTCTTGAAGGAATTACAACATATTGAAAAACAGGTAAAATTGTTCCTCAACGTAAAAAACAAGTTGAAAATACTGGCGATAATGTTGTGATGGATTTACAAAACGAAGAATTTGGTTATTGTACCGAAGCAATTGTTATTTTAGATAGTAAACATATTGATAAAATTAATGTTACTCAAGTTCGACAAACGTTAGAAGATCAAGGTGGCCGTTCAATTGTTGCTGTTGTTGACAATGATATTTTAAAAGTGCATGTGCATACTTTAATGCCAGGAAATGTTTTAACATTTTTACAACAACATGGTGAATTTAAAAATATTAAAGTTGAAAACATGAATTTACAAGCAGCAAAACATGTTAAAACAATTAAAGCTGAAAGAGAATTAAAAAATTCAGCGGCAATAATTGCCGTAACACCATCAAATGGGATTGCACAATTTTTTAAAAATGATCTAAATATTCAATATACTGTTAATGGGGGATCATCAATGAATCCTTCAACTGATGACTATTTAAGTGCAATTGAAGCGGTTGATGCAGTTGATGTCTTTATTTTACCTAACAATAGTAATGCCATTTTAGCAGCACAACAAGCAGCTAAAGTTGAACGAAAATCAAATGTTTATGTTGTTCCAACAACTTCAATTCAAGAAGGAATGGTTGCAGCGTTATCTTTTGAACCTGGTGAAATTGCAAAGAAAAATTTTTCAACTTTAAAATCAAGTTTGAAAAATGTGACAAGTTTAGGGATTACTGTTTCAGCAAAGACAACATCAATTGATGGGGTTAAAATTAATAAGGGTGAATATATGGGAATTATGAATAAAAAAATTATTTGTTCATATCCAACTTTGTCAAAGACAATGAAGTATTTATTTGATCGTGCGATTAGTAAATCAACAGAAATTGTGACAATTTTCACTGGTGAAGATGCTGAAAGACGCGATATTAATGCAATTCGAAAATATCTTGATGAAAGTTTTGATGTTGAATATGAATTTATTGATGGTGAGCAACCATTATATTCATTTTTAATTGCTGTTGAGTAA
- the nagA gene encoding N-acetylglucosamine-6-phosphate deacetylase: MILKNAKIVCEDQVIANGWLEIKDNKIISINSGSTLEPGYDLQQAIIMPGFIDCHVHGGYGEDTEKGTITSFQKFAQEVAQEGITKYCQTIITGSDETITSILTVYQDYMANYNKGPQARQIGAHLEGPFISKVFKGAHDESLLQKPNIDLLKKWITASNDNIRIVTYAPEEEDGSFTKFLLEHNILPSIGHSNATFDLVAERVKMGVNHVTHLYNAMSKYDHRQPGVVPAVLNFNEVVGELISDGIHVNANIINLTYKIKKATGIALVTDAMLAKGLPDGEYQFGPLPVVKTGQKVVIKGTDTIAGSVATYDYCVRNFYHFTNCSLQELALVASTNIAKQLGIFDKTGSVAVGKLADLVVLDSELKVLMTLCEGEIAYSQLEGKQ, from the coding sequence ATGATTTTAAAAAATGCAAAAATAGTTTGTGAAGATCAAGTTATTGCTAATGGTTGGTTAGAAATTAAGGATAATAAAATTATTAGTATCAACAGTGGAAGTACGCTTGAACCAGGCTATGATTTACAACAAGCAATTATTATGCCAGGATTTATTGATTGTCATGTCCATGGTGGTTATGGCGAAGATACGGAGAAAGGGACAATTACTAGTTTTCAGAAATTTGCCCAAGAAGTAGCCCAAGAAGGAATTACTAAGTATTGTCAAACAATTATTACTGGTAGTGATGAAACGATAACATCAATTTTAACTGTTTATCAAGATTATATGGCAAATTATAATAAAGGTCCACAAGCTCGTCAAATTGGAGCACATTTAGAAGGACCCTTCATTTCTAAAGTCTTTAAGGGTGCTCACGATGAATCACTGTTACAAAAACCAAATATTGACCTTTTAAAAAAATGAATAACAGCATCAAATGATAATATTCGTATTGTGACATATGCTCCAGAAGAAGAAGATGGTAGTTTTACAAAGTTCTTATTAGAACATAATATTTTACCATCAATTGGTCATTCAAATGCAACCTTTGATTTAGTTGCTGAGCGTGTAAAAATGGGAGTTAACCATGTTACACATTTATATAATGCGATGAGTAAGTATGATCATCGTCAACCAGGAGTAGTTCCGGCGGTTTTAAATTTTAATGAAGTTGTTGGTGAATTAATTAGTGATGGCATTCATGTTAATGCAAATATTATTAATTTAACATACAAAATTAAAAAAGCCACCGGAATTGCCTTAGTTACTGATGCAATGCTGGCAAAAGGACTCCCTGATGGTGAATATCAATTTGGACCCCTACCCGTGGTTAAAACAGGACAAAAAGTTGTTATTAAAGGTACTGATACGATTGCTGGCTCAGTTGCAACATACGATTATTGTGTTCGTAATTTTTATCATTTTACTAATTGTTCATTACAAGAATTAGCATTAGTAGCTAGCACTAATATTGCTAAACAGTTAGGAATTTTTGATAAAACTGGTTCTGTTGCTGTTGGGAAGTTAGCTGATTTAGTTGTGTTGGATTCTGAATTAAAGGTTTTAATGACTTTGTGTGAAGGTGAAATTGCTTATTCACAACTGGAAGGAAAACAATAA
- the nagB gene encoding glucosamine-6-phosphate deaminase: MKLIVVEDKKAIGKVVGQIFVNSVQQNPKVVFGLATGSSPEPVYEYLIEDYQKNNTDWSKVTTFNLDEYVGLEPTHPQSYRYFMNEKLFDHLNIDKEHTYVPLGIGDYVASAKQYDALIAQVGGIDLQLLGVGTNGHVGFNEPPADFNSLTGVVDLVETTIQANARFFASVNEVPKQAVSMGIKSILNAKKIILIANGSNKAQAIKQLVEGETDNLWPCTALQMHEDITVVVDKTAAALLQSHGVNIS; this comes from the coding sequence ATGAAATTAATTGTTGTTGAAGATAAAAAAGCAATTGGAAAGGTTGTTGGACAAATTTTTGTGAATAGCGTGCAACAAAATCCTAAAGTTGTCTTTGGATTAGCAACAGGTTCTTCACCAGAACCAGTTTACGAATATCTGATTGAAGATTATCAAAAAAACAATACGGATTGAAGTAAAGTGACAACTTTTAACTTAGATGAATATGTTGGGTTAGAACCAACTCATCCTCAAAGTTATCGTTATTTTATGAATGAAAAGTTATTTGATCATCTTAATATTGATAAAGAACACACTTATGTTCCATTAGGAATTGGTGATTATGTTGCTAGTGCAAAACAATATGATGCGTTAATTGCTCAGGTGGGGGGAATTGACCTGCAATTATTAGGAGTTGGAACAAATGGTCATGTTGGGTTTAATGAACCACCCGCTGATTTCAACTCATTAACGGGGGTTGTTGATTTGGTAGAAACAACAATTCAAGCAAATGCCCGCTTTTTTGCTTCAGTAAATGAAGTACCAAAGCAAGCAGTATCAATGGGAATTAAATCAATTTTAAATGCTAAAAAAATTATTTTAATTGCGAATGGTTCAAACAAGGCACAAGCAATTAAACAATTAGTTGAAGGAGAAACTGATAATTTATGACCATGTACTGCTTTACAAATGCATGAGGATATTACTGTTGTGGTTGATAAAACAGCCGCAGCTTTATTACAATCACATGGGGTTAATATTAGTTAA
- a CDS encoding class I SAM-dependent methyltransferase, with amino-acid sequence MKGYILKTGEHDEERLDSLFDVYNQGSQEFIKENVKKKNIKIIFDIGCGQGSMSMWFANYFPNCQVYGIDNSNEQIVIFNDKLKAYQNVHSFLGDITNKEANFKAIGKADLIYSRYLLLHLKDWESFFDNLYHLLNNHGTLIIEEPGFPWTSYPELKNT; translated from the coding sequence ATGAAAGGGTATATATTAAAAACAGGAGAACATGACGAGGAAAGATTAGATTCTTTATTTGATGTTTATAATCAAGGAAGTCAAGAATTTATAAAAGAAAATGTCAAAAAGAAAAATATTAAAATAATCTTTGATATTGGATGTGGACAAGGTTCAATGTCAATGTGATTTGCAAATTATTTTCCTAATTGTCAAGTGTATGGAATTGATAATTCTAATGAACAAATCGTTATTTTTAATGATAAATTAAAAGCATACCAGAATGTTCATTCATTTTTAGGTGATATTACCAATAAAGAAGCTAATTTTAAAGCAATAGGTAAAGCAGATTTAATATACTCAAGATATTTATTATTACATTTAAAAGATTGAGAGTCATTTTTTGATAATCTATATCACCTCTTAAATAATCATGGAACTTTAATAATTGAAGAACCAGGTTTTCCTTGGACATCATATCCAGAATTAAAAAATACTTAA
- a CDS encoding lipoprotein, translated as MKKLLTLLSGLTLISTTSIGVIACKQNQIKSISPTTEDEDEKEDKEQKEKDEKEAKEQEKNFNAKINSYSETKPMFLEDENYNDIRAEDVIKKLYDD; from the coding sequence ATGAAGAAGCTTTTAACGCTTTTAAGTGGTTTAACACTTATTAGTACAACAAGTATAGGGGTAATTGCTTGTAAACAAAATCAAATCAAATCAATAAGTCCAACAACAGAAGATGAGGATGAAAAAGAAGATAAGGAACAAAAGGAAAAAGACGAAAAAGAGGCGAAAGAACAAGAGAAAAATTTTAATGCAAAAATTAATTCTTATTCTGAAACAAAGCCAATGTTTTTAGAGGATGAAAATTATAACGATATTAGAGCTGAAGATGTCATTAAAAAACTATATGATGATTAA